A region of Oxyura jamaicensis isolate SHBP4307 breed ruddy duck chromosome 5, BPBGC_Ojam_1.0, whole genome shotgun sequence DNA encodes the following proteins:
- the F2 gene encoding prothrombin — protein sequence MARSKSSILQGLLLSSLLHLTLSHDGVFLEKGQALSLLKRPRRANKGFLEEMLEGNLERECLEEICSYEEAFEALESTVDTDAFWSKYQVCQGMRKTRTALDACLEGNCSVGLGQNYQGTISYTKSGIECQVWTSKYPHIPKFNATIYPNLIENYCRNPDDNSEGPWCYTRDPTVEREECPIPVCGQDRTTVEFTPRVTTPAPVQPCEPERGMLYTGTLSVTVSGAKCLPWNSEKAKALLQNKNIAPEVKLLENYCRNPDADEEGVWCVTDESPSFEYCDLHYCDSSLEDENEQLEERGGRTLLPQEFQTFFDDETFGAGEADCGTRPLFEKKKLTDQSEKELLESYIGGRVVHGDDAELGSSPWQVMLYKKSPQELLCGASLISSNWVLTAAHCLFYPPWDKNLTTNDILVRIGKHFRAKYEKNKEKIALLDKIIIHPKYNWKENMDRDIALLHLKRPIAFSDYIHPVCLPTKEVVQRLMLAGYKGRVTGWGNLKETWVTSPSNLPAVLQQLNVPIVDQDTCKASTRVKVTDNMFCAGYSPEDSKRGDACEGDSGGPFVMKNPEDNRWYQVGIVSWGEGCDRDGKYGFYTHVFRLKKWMRKAIEKHGG from the exons ATGGCGCGCAGCAAAAGCAGCATACTGCAGGGCCTGCTCCTTTCCAGCCTTCTGCACCTCACCTTGAGCCACGATGGAG TTTTCCTGGAAAAGGGGCAGGCACTGTCATTGCTCAAGCGCCCACGACGTGCCAACAAGGGATTTCTCGAAGAGATGCTTGAAGGAAACCTGGAGCGAGAGTGCCTGGAGGAGATATGCAGTTACGAGGAGGCCTTCGAAGCCCTCGAATCCACCGTTGACACG gatGCATTTTGGTCAAAATACCAAG TATGTCAGGGCATGAGAAAGACCAGGACAGCTTTGGATGCTTGTTTAGAAG GTAATTGCTCTGTTGGTCTCGGCCAGAACTATCAGGGGACAATTAGTTACACCAAATCAGGGATTGAATGTCAAGTGTGGACAAGCAAATACCCACATATACCTAA ATTTAATGCCACCATCTATCCCAACCTCATTGAGAACTACTGCAGGAACCCAGACGACAACTCCGAGGGCCCATGGTGCTACACCCGGGACCCAACAGTAGAACGGGAGGAATGTCCCATTCCAGTGTGCG GTCAAGACAGGACAACAGTTGAGTTTACTCCACGGGTCACAACACCAGCCCCAGTGCAGCCCTGTGAACCGGAGAGAGGCATGCTTTATACAGGGACCCTCTCAGTCACTGTGTCTGGGGCTAAGTGCCTGCCATGGAACTCAGAGAAGGCCAAGGCATtgctccaaaataaaaacatcgCCCCAGAGGTGAAGCTGCTGGAGAATTACTGTCGGAATCCTGATGCAGATGAAGAGGGTGTCTGGTGTGTAACAGATGAATCACCCAGCTTTGAATATTGTGACCTGCACTACTGCG ACAGCTCGCTAGAGGATGAGAATGAACAGctggaggaaagaggaggaCGTACCCTCCTTCCTCAAGAGTTCCAAACTTTCTTTGATGATGAAACTTTTGGTGCAGGTGAAGCAG attGTGGCACCCGTCCtttatttgagaagaaaaagttaACAGACCAAAGTgagaaggagctgctggagtCCTATATAGGAGGCAGAGTTGTGCATGGGGATGATGCAGAACTGGGAAGTTCCCCCTG gCAGGTGATGCTCTACAAAAAGAGTCCTCAAGAGCTCCTGTGTGGTGCCAGCCTCATCAGTAGTAACTGGGTCCTGACTGCTGCTCATTGTCTTTTTTATCCACCCTGGGACAAGAACTTAACTACAAATGACATCTTGGTGCGGATTGGGAAACATTTCAGGGCAAA atatgaaaagaacaaagagaaaattgcTCTGTTGGATAAAATCATCATCCACCCCAAGTACAACTGGAAAGAGAACATGGACCGAGACATTGCACTCCTGCACCTGAAGAGACCGATCGCCTTCAGTGACTACATCCATCCTGTCTGCCTGCCTACCAAAGAGGTTGTGCAAAG GCTGATGCTGGCAGGTTATAAAGGACGGGTAACTGGCTGGGGGAATCTGAAAGAAACATGGGTCACTAGCCCAAGCAACCTCCCTGCAGTCCTGCAACAGCTCAATGTACCCATTGTAGACCAAGATACCTGCAAGGCATCCACCAGAGTTAAAGTCACTGACAACATGTTCTGTGCAG gTTACAGTCCTGAAGACTCAAAGAGAGGAGATGCCTGTGAAGGGGACAGTGGGGGACCTTTTGTAATGAAG AACCCGGAGGACAATCGCTGGTATCAAGTGGGGATAGTTTCATGGGGAGAAGGCTGTGACCGAGATGGCAAATACGGATTTTATACCCATGTATTCCGTCTGAAAAAGTGGATGCGAAAAGCCATTGAAAAACATGGGGGATAG